The Aptenodytes patagonicus chromosome 10, bAptPat1.pri.cur, whole genome shotgun sequence genome includes a region encoding these proteins:
- the MEX3B gene encoding RNA-binding protein MEX3B: MPSSLFADMERNGSGGGGGGGGGGGGGGGETLDDQRALQIALDQLSLLGLDNDETGSIYDSEPRKKSVNMTECVPVPSSEHVAEIVGRQGCKIKALRAKTNTYIKTPVRGEEPLFVVTGRKEDVAMARREIISAAEHFSMIRASRNKNTALNGTVPGPPNLPGQTTIQVRVPYRVVGLVVGPKGATIKRIQQQTHTYIVTPSRDKEPVFEVTGMPENVDRAREEIEAHIAMRTGGIIELTDENDFHANGTDVGFELNGTGSLWSKPTPPSITPTPGRKPFCNYRNDSSSSLGSASTDSYFGGGTGGGGGARLADYSPPSPALSFTHNGNNNNNSANGYVYGGGGGGDVLSSPDCCSDLPFDSPPGFDLAPAPPPGAALIWPQFERGPAAPPSPAPSPAAAAAAGAFPGAAPANANLALLVSGPRRGGGAPPPARLSPPLHGSAAGPEHPLARRVRSDPGGRLLAASYPLYANGLGSHLPGLPSDSSASSSSSSSSSSSSSCSSSGVRRKGSRDCSVCFESEVIAALVPCGHNLFCMECANRICEKTEPQCPVCHSAVTQAIRIFS, encoded by the exons ATGCCTAGCTCGCTTTTCGCAGACATGGAGAGGaacgggagcggcggcggcggcggcggcggcggcggtggcggtggtggagGGGGAGAGACCCTGGATGACCAAAGAGCCCTTCAGATCGCCCTGGATCAGCTCTCCCTGCTGGGGCTGGACAACGACGAGACGGGCTCCATTTACGACAGCGAGCCTCGGAAAAAGAGCGTGAACATGACTGAATGCGTCCCGGTGCCCAGCTCGGAGCATGTCGCTGAGATAGTGGGGAGACAAG GTTGTAAAATCAAAGCTCTGCGGGCAAAGACCAACACCTACATCAAGACCCCGGTTCGCGGGGAGGAGCCGCTCTTTGTTGTGACAGGCAGAAAGGAAGATGTGGCCATGGCCCGCAGGGAGATCATCTCGGCGGCCGAGCACTTCTCCATGATCCGAGCCTCGCGGAACAAGAACACGGCCCTGAACGGCACCGTTCCCGGCCCCCCGAACCTGCCCGGCCAAACCACCATCCAGGTGCGGGTGCCTTATCGCGTGGTGGGCTTGGTCGTGGGGCCCAAGGGGGCCACCATCAAGCGCATCCAGCAGCAGACGCACACCTACATCGTGACCCCCAGCCGGGACAAGGAGCCGGTCTTCGAGGTGACGGGCATGCCCGAGAACGTGGACCGGGCCCGGGAGGAGATCGAGGCGCACATCGCCATGCGCACCGGCGGCATCATCGAGCTGACGGACGAGAACGACTTCCACGCCAACGGCACGGACGTGGGCTTCGAGCTGAACGGCACGGGCAGCCTCTGGAGCAAGCCCACGCCGCCCAGCATCACGCCTACCCCGGGCCGCAAGCCCTTCTGCAACTACCGCAACGACAGCTCCAGCTCGCTGGGCAGCGCCTCCACCGACTCCTACTTCGGGGGCGGcacgggggggggcggcggcgcccgcctGGCCGACTACAGCCCCCCGAGCCCGGCGCTGAGCTTCACCCACAAcggcaacaacaacaacaacagcgcCAACGGCTACGTGtacggcgggggcggcggcggcgacgtcCTCTCCTCCCCGGACTGCTGCTCCGATCTGCCCTTCGACTCGCCGCCCGGCTTCGACctggcccccgccccgccgccgggggccgcCCTCATCTGGCCGCAGTTcgagcgcggccccgccgcgcccccctcGCCCGcgccctcgcccgccgccgccgccgccgccggggccttCCCGGGCGCCGCGCCCGCCAATGCCAACCTGGCGCTGCTGGTGAgcggcccccggcggggcggcggcgccccgcccccggcgcggctCTCCCCGCCCCTGCAcggcagcgcggcggggcccgAGCACCCGCTGGCGCGGCGGGTGCGCAGCGACCCCGGCGGGCGGCTGCTGGCCGCCTCCTACCCGCTGTACGCCAACGGGCTGGGCTCCCACCTGCCGGGGCTGCCCTCCGACTCgtcggcctcctcctcctcctcctccagctcctcgtccagctcctcctgctcgtCGTCCGGCGTGCGGCGGAAGGGCAGCCGCGACTGCTCGGTCTGCTTCGAGAGCGAGGTGATCGCGGCGCTGGTGCCCTGCGGCCACAACCTCTTCTGCATGGAGTGCGCCAACCGCATCTGCGAGAAGACGGAGCCGCAGTGCCCCGTCTGCCACAGCGCCGTCACCCAGGCCATCCGCATCTTCTCCTGa